The following coding sequences are from one Anguilla rostrata isolate EN2019 chromosome 16, ASM1855537v3, whole genome shotgun sequence window:
- the lyve1b gene encoding lymphatic vessel endothelial hyaluronic receptor 1b isoform X3 has translation MVWIFLLLCHLSLAISTLAINPSQIKVFPETGRGSGVFLASLQPVQNRSPPYAFNASQAREVCLMLNAIIASRAQVEEAHRNGLETCRFGWVDEQIAVIPRITPSKLCGQNQVGVIVWRSVPTRSFDAFCFNSSDIKTEVPVSTTKIPTTAKPTSSASSSPTPAPTYPPSSPLPQTTQSAPSSPLPQTTQSAPSSPLPQTTQSAPSSSLPQTTQSALSSPPTLTFSSTLSPPLSTPSSPTPASSTYLSSSTSYLLPLSTSPVSPVSVPPSPANTEPLRPEPKDISSSGSPLGDTVTSHHSGVTWYQLYSLPFCFCWPQSWHSGITKSGTKAECSRSGEEADRKTSLRRRCGRTSVTRR, from the exons ATGGTGTGGATTTTCTTGCTCTTGTGCCACCTCAGTTTGGCCATCTCCACACTGGCGATTAACCCCAGTCAAATCAAAG TTTTCCCAGAAACTGGTCGAGGTTCAGGCGTCTTTCTGGCATCACTCCAACCTGTGCAAAATAGAAGTCCTCCTTATGCCTTTAACGCGTCTCAAGCCAGAGAGGTGTGTCTGATGCTCAATGCCATTATAGCTTCAAGAGCTCAGGTGGAAGAAGCCCACAGAAATGGCCTGGAGACGTGCAG GTTTGGATGGGTTGATGAGCAAATTGCGGTTATCCCGCGAATCACTCCCAGCAAGCTGTGTGGCCAAAATCAAGTGGGGGTCATCGTATGGCGATCAGTTCCCACTCGATCTTTTGATGCGTTTTGTTTCAACTCATCAG ATATAAAGACAGAAGTACCTGTTAGCACAACAAAGATCCCCACAACCGCTAAACCTACGTCCTCAGCATCTTCATCACCTACGCCTGCTCCTACTTATCCTCcatcttcccccctcccccaaaccacccAATCAGCTCcatcttcccccctcccccaaaccacccAATCAGCTCcatcttcccccctcccccaaaccacccAATCAGCTccatcttcctccctcccccaaaccacccAATCAGCTCTATCTTCCCCTCCAACCTTGACTTTCTCTTCcactctgtctcctcctctctccactcctAGCTCTCCTACTCCTGCTTCATCAACCTATCTTTCTTCTTCCACCTCTTACCTTCTCCCTCTGAGCACTTCACCTGTTAGCCCCGTTTCTGTTCCACCATCCCCCGCCAACACTGAGCCCCTGCGGCCGGAGCCCAAGGATATAAGCAGCTCAGGGTCACCACTGGGGGATACAGTCACCTCCCACCACTCTGGTGTTACC TGGTACCAACTGTACTCATTGCCATTCTGTTTCTGTTGGCCACAGTCATGGCACTCTGGTATTACAAAAT CAGGAACAAAAGCAGAATGCTCCCGTTCTGGAGAAGAGGCCGACAGAAAGACGAGTTTGAGACGGAGGTGTGGGAGAACCTCTGTCACGAGGAGGTGA
- the lyve1b gene encoding lymphatic vessel endothelial hyaluronic receptor 1b isoform X5, with protein MVWIFLLLCHLSLAISTLAINPSQIKVFPETGRGSGVFLASLQPVQNRSPPYAFNASQAREVCLMLNAIIASRAQVEEAHRNGLETCRFGWVDEQIAVIPRITPSKLCGQNQVGVIVWRSVPTRSFDAFCFNSSDIKTEVPVSTTKIPTTAKPTSSASSSPTPAPTYPPSSPLPQTTQSAPSSPLPQTTQSAPSSPLPQTTQSAPSSSLPQTTQSALSSPPTLTFSSTLSPPLSTPSSPTPASSTYLSSSTSYLLPLSTSPVSPVSVPPSPANTEPLRPEPKDISSSGSPLGDTVTSHHSGVTWYQLYSLPFCFCWPQSWHSGITK; from the exons ATGGTGTGGATTTTCTTGCTCTTGTGCCACCTCAGTTTGGCCATCTCCACACTGGCGATTAACCCCAGTCAAATCAAAG TTTTCCCAGAAACTGGTCGAGGTTCAGGCGTCTTTCTGGCATCACTCCAACCTGTGCAAAATAGAAGTCCTCCTTATGCCTTTAACGCGTCTCAAGCCAGAGAGGTGTGTCTGATGCTCAATGCCATTATAGCTTCAAGAGCTCAGGTGGAAGAAGCCCACAGAAATGGCCTGGAGACGTGCAG GTTTGGATGGGTTGATGAGCAAATTGCGGTTATCCCGCGAATCACTCCCAGCAAGCTGTGTGGCCAAAATCAAGTGGGGGTCATCGTATGGCGATCAGTTCCCACTCGATCTTTTGATGCGTTTTGTTTCAACTCATCAG ATATAAAGACAGAAGTACCTGTTAGCACAACAAAGATCCCCACAACCGCTAAACCTACGTCCTCAGCATCTTCATCACCTACGCCTGCTCCTACTTATCCTCcatcttcccccctcccccaaaccacccAATCAGCTCcatcttcccccctcccccaaaccacccAATCAGCTCcatcttcccccctcccccaaaccacccAATCAGCTccatcttcctccctcccccaaaccacccAATCAGCTCTATCTTCCCCTCCAACCTTGACTTTCTCTTCcactctgtctcctcctctctccactcctAGCTCTCCTACTCCTGCTTCATCAACCTATCTTTCTTCTTCCACCTCTTACCTTCTCCCTCTGAGCACTTCACCTGTTAGCCCCGTTTCTGTTCCACCATCCCCCGCCAACACTGAGCCCCTGCGGCCGGAGCCCAAGGATATAAGCAGCTCAGGGTCACCACTGGGGGATACAGTCACCTCCCACCACTCTGGTGTTACC TGGTACCAACTGTACTCATTGCCATTCTGTTTCTGTTGGCCACAGTCATGGCACTCTGGTATTACAAAAT GA
- the lyve1b gene encoding lymphatic vessel endothelial hyaluronic receptor 1b isoform X1: protein MVWIFLLLCHLSLAISTLAINPSQIKVFPETGRGSGVFLASLQPVQNRSPPYAFNASQAREVCLMLNAIIASRAQVEEAHRNGLETCRFGWVDEQIAVIPRITPSKLCGQNQVGVIVWRSVPTRSFDAFCFNSSDIKTEVPVSTTKIPTTAKPTSSASSSPTPAPTYPPSSPLPQTTQSAPSSPLPQTTQSAPSSPLPQTTQSAPSSSLPQTTQSALSSPPTLTFSSTLSPPLSTPSSPTPASSTYLSSSTSYLLPLSTSPVSPVSVPPSPANTEPLRPEPKDISSSGSPLGDTVTSHHSGVTVVVPTVLIAILFLLATVMALWYYKIRNKSRMLPFWRRGRQKDEFETEVWENLCHEEVKEPHTQMELGGFRNDCKESSPEEDSQTHFDSP from the exons ATGGTGTGGATTTTCTTGCTCTTGTGCCACCTCAGTTTGGCCATCTCCACACTGGCGATTAACCCCAGTCAAATCAAAG TTTTCCCAGAAACTGGTCGAGGTTCAGGCGTCTTTCTGGCATCACTCCAACCTGTGCAAAATAGAAGTCCTCCTTATGCCTTTAACGCGTCTCAAGCCAGAGAGGTGTGTCTGATGCTCAATGCCATTATAGCTTCAAGAGCTCAGGTGGAAGAAGCCCACAGAAATGGCCTGGAGACGTGCAG GTTTGGATGGGTTGATGAGCAAATTGCGGTTATCCCGCGAATCACTCCCAGCAAGCTGTGTGGCCAAAATCAAGTGGGGGTCATCGTATGGCGATCAGTTCCCACTCGATCTTTTGATGCGTTTTGTTTCAACTCATCAG ATATAAAGACAGAAGTACCTGTTAGCACAACAAAGATCCCCACAACCGCTAAACCTACGTCCTCAGCATCTTCATCACCTACGCCTGCTCCTACTTATCCTCcatcttcccccctcccccaaaccacccAATCAGCTCcatcttcccccctcccccaaaccacccAATCAGCTCcatcttcccccctcccccaaaccacccAATCAGCTccatcttcctccctcccccaaaccacccAATCAGCTCTATCTTCCCCTCCAACCTTGACTTTCTCTTCcactctgtctcctcctctctccactcctAGCTCTCCTACTCCTGCTTCATCAACCTATCTTTCTTCTTCCACCTCTTACCTTCTCCCTCTGAGCACTTCACCTGTTAGCCCCGTTTCTGTTCCACCATCCCCCGCCAACACTGAGCCCCTGCGGCCGGAGCCCAAGGATATAAGCAGCTCAGGGTCACCACTGGGGGATACAGTCACCTCCCACCACTCTGGTGTTACCGTAG TGGTACCAACTGTACTCATTGCCATTCTGTTTCTGTTGGCCACAGTCATGGCACTCTGGTATTACAAAAT CAGGAACAAAAGCAGAATGCTCCCGTTCTGGAGAAGAGGCCGACAGAAAGACGAGTTTGAGACGGAGGTGTGGGAGAACCTCTGTCACGAGGAGGTGAAAGAGCCGCACACACAGATGGAGCTGGGTGGCTTCAGGAACGACTGCAAAGAAAGTAGCCCGGAGGAGGACTCTCAGACTCACTTTGACTCACCCTAA
- the lyve1b gene encoding lymphatic vessel endothelial hyaluronic receptor 1b isoform X2, whose translation MVWIFLLLCHLSLAISTLAINPSQIKVFPETGRGSGVFLASLQPVQNRSPPYAFNASQAREVCLMLNAIIASRAQVEEAHRNGLETCRFGWVDEQIAVIPRITPSKLCGQNQVGVIVWRSVPTRSFDAFCFNSSDIKTEVPVSTTKIPTTAKPTSSASSSPTPAPTYPPSSPLPQTTQSAPSSPLPQTTQSAPSSPLPQTTQSAPSSSLPQTTQSALSSPPTLTFSSTLSPPLSTPSSPTPASSTYLSSSTSYLLPLSTSPVSPVSVPPSPANTEPLRPEPKDISSSGSPLGDTVTSHHSGVTVVVPTVLIAILFLLATVMALWYYKMNKSRMLPFWRRGRQKDEFETEVWENLCHEEVKEPHTQMELGGFRNDCKESSPEEDSQTHFDSP comes from the exons ATGGTGTGGATTTTCTTGCTCTTGTGCCACCTCAGTTTGGCCATCTCCACACTGGCGATTAACCCCAGTCAAATCAAAG TTTTCCCAGAAACTGGTCGAGGTTCAGGCGTCTTTCTGGCATCACTCCAACCTGTGCAAAATAGAAGTCCTCCTTATGCCTTTAACGCGTCTCAAGCCAGAGAGGTGTGTCTGATGCTCAATGCCATTATAGCTTCAAGAGCTCAGGTGGAAGAAGCCCACAGAAATGGCCTGGAGACGTGCAG GTTTGGATGGGTTGATGAGCAAATTGCGGTTATCCCGCGAATCACTCCCAGCAAGCTGTGTGGCCAAAATCAAGTGGGGGTCATCGTATGGCGATCAGTTCCCACTCGATCTTTTGATGCGTTTTGTTTCAACTCATCAG ATATAAAGACAGAAGTACCTGTTAGCACAACAAAGATCCCCACAACCGCTAAACCTACGTCCTCAGCATCTTCATCACCTACGCCTGCTCCTACTTATCCTCcatcttcccccctcccccaaaccacccAATCAGCTCcatcttcccccctcccccaaaccacccAATCAGCTCcatcttcccccctcccccaaaccacccAATCAGCTccatcttcctccctcccccaaaccacccAATCAGCTCTATCTTCCCCTCCAACCTTGACTTTCTCTTCcactctgtctcctcctctctccactcctAGCTCTCCTACTCCTGCTTCATCAACCTATCTTTCTTCTTCCACCTCTTACCTTCTCCCTCTGAGCACTTCACCTGTTAGCCCCGTTTCTGTTCCACCATCCCCCGCCAACACTGAGCCCCTGCGGCCGGAGCCCAAGGATATAAGCAGCTCAGGGTCACCACTGGGGGATACAGTCACCTCCCACCACTCTGGTGTTACCGTAG TGGTACCAACTGTACTCATTGCCATTCTGTTTCTGTTGGCCACAGTCATGGCACTCTGGTATTACAAAAT GAACAAAAGCAGAATGCTCCCGTTCTGGAGAAGAGGCCGACAGAAAGACGAGTTTGAGACGGAGGTGTGGGAGAACCTCTGTCACGAGGAGGTGAAAGAGCCGCACACACAGATGGAGCTGGGTGGCTTCAGGAACGACTGCAAAGAAAGTAGCCCGGAGGAGGACTCTCAGACTCACTTTGACTCACCCTAA
- the lyve1b gene encoding lymphatic vessel endothelial hyaluronic receptor 1b isoform X4: MLNAIIASRAQVEEAHRNGLETCRFGWVDEQIAVIPRITPSKLCGQNQVGVIVWRSVPTRSFDAFCFNSSDIKTEVPVSTTKIPTTAKPTSSASSSPTPAPTYPPSSPLPQTTQSAPSSPLPQTTQSAPSSPLPQTTQSAPSSSLPQTTQSALSSPPTLTFSSTLSPPLSTPSSPTPASSTYLSSSTSYLLPLSTSPVSPVSVPPSPANTEPLRPEPKDISSSGSPLGDTVTSHHSGVTVVVPTVLIAILFLLATVMALWYYKIRNKSRMLPFWRRGRQKDEFETEVWENLCHEEVKEPHTQMELGGFRNDCKESSPEEDSQTHFDSP; encoded by the exons ATGCTCAATGCCATTATAGCTTCAAGAGCTCAGGTGGAAGAAGCCCACAGAAATGGCCTGGAGACGTGCAG GTTTGGATGGGTTGATGAGCAAATTGCGGTTATCCCGCGAATCACTCCCAGCAAGCTGTGTGGCCAAAATCAAGTGGGGGTCATCGTATGGCGATCAGTTCCCACTCGATCTTTTGATGCGTTTTGTTTCAACTCATCAG ATATAAAGACAGAAGTACCTGTTAGCACAACAAAGATCCCCACAACCGCTAAACCTACGTCCTCAGCATCTTCATCACCTACGCCTGCTCCTACTTATCCTCcatcttcccccctcccccaaaccacccAATCAGCTCcatcttcccccctcccccaaaccacccAATCAGCTCcatcttcccccctcccccaaaccacccAATCAGCTccatcttcctccctcccccaaaccacccAATCAGCTCTATCTTCCCCTCCAACCTTGACTTTCTCTTCcactctgtctcctcctctctccactcctAGCTCTCCTACTCCTGCTTCATCAACCTATCTTTCTTCTTCCACCTCTTACCTTCTCCCTCTGAGCACTTCACCTGTTAGCCCCGTTTCTGTTCCACCATCCCCCGCCAACACTGAGCCCCTGCGGCCGGAGCCCAAGGATATAAGCAGCTCAGGGTCACCACTGGGGGATACAGTCACCTCCCACCACTCTGGTGTTACCGTAG TGGTACCAACTGTACTCATTGCCATTCTGTTTCTGTTGGCCACAGTCATGGCACTCTGGTATTACAAAAT CAGGAACAAAAGCAGAATGCTCCCGTTCTGGAGAAGAGGCCGACAGAAAGACGAGTTTGAGACGGAGGTGTGGGAGAACCTCTGTCACGAGGAGGTGAAAGAGCCGCACACACAGATGGAGCTGGGTGGCTTCAGGAACGACTGCAAAGAAAGTAGCCCGGAGGAGGACTCTCAGACTCACTTTGACTCACCCTAA
- the plex9.2 gene encoding three prime repair exonuclease 4: protein MKQMDLYTLSPVSGSRPAGCSLVFFDLETTGLGRSCDIVQLSAVSGGHSCNLYVLPRCRIQSRAAAITGFSVRRRRLYLHGHALPTVPLPQALAAFLAFLRMLGRPLLVGHNVRRFDCRVLARALDEWHLREAFQEVTSGFLDTLPLARDLLKGRGQQSFRQESLVKAVLGVSYPAHDALEDVQALQRLYHALLPTAEQALRHTFTLASMAAPAK from the exons ATGAAGCAAATGGATCTCTACACTCTCTCCCCAGTCTCTGGCTCCCGCCCTGCAGGATGCAGCTTGGTGTTCTTCGATTTGGAGACTACAGGACTTG GGCGGTCGTGTGACATCGTCCAGCTGTCGGCGGTGAGCGGTGGGCACAGCTGCAACCTGTACGTGCTGCCTCGCTGCAGGATACAGAGCAGAGCGGCCGCCATCACGGGCTTCAGCGTGCGGAGACGCCGCCTGTACCTGCACGGCCACGCCCTGCCCACCGTGCCGCTCCCACAGGCCCTCGCCGCCTTCCTGGCCTTCCTGCGCATGCTGGGACGTCCGCTGCTGGTCGGGCACAACGTCCGCAGGTTCGACTGCCGCGTGCTGGCCCGGGCCCTGGACGAGTGGCACCTGAGGGAGGCGTTCCAGGAGGTCACCTCCGGCTTCCTGGACACCCTTCCCCTGGCCCGGGACCTCCTTAagggcagggggcagcagagcttCAGGCAGGAGAGTCTGGTGAAGGCTGTTCTGGGCGTGTCTTACCCGGCACACGATGCCCTGGAGGACGTTCAAGCGCTGCAGAGGCTGTACCACGCCCTCCTGCCCACTGCAGAGCAGGCCCTCCGACACACCTTCACTCTGGCCAGCATGGCCGCCCCAGCCAAGTAA